From the genome of Geobacter sp. SVR, one region includes:
- a CDS encoding cell division protein FtsQ/DivIB — MRDFSSSKYQRKKVAVNRVKVQRTPINWGKYLRPLIKVASGLAGLALACVVAVIGCRTLGKIALFRVKNIDVSTAKHLTREEILSIAGVEPGRDLLHMNLKRMGEQLTQNPWVETVRIHRYFPDGLSISITEREPVAVVNMGFIYYLDKKGIVFKVLNQGDQLNYPVVTGFTEEDMTSDPNGARKALQATCELLDVLRQKGAFLLADVSEIHYDKGFGFTLFTASGALPVKVGSGDFGAKVDRFSRIYRDLMAQRPTLHYIDLDYNDKIIVKKAQNTIPDNGGGHVSNKKG, encoded by the coding sequence TTGCGAGACTTCTCCTCCTCGAAATATCAGCGCAAAAAGGTCGCTGTCAACCGGGTCAAGGTGCAGCGCACGCCGATCAACTGGGGCAAATACCTGCGGCCACTGATCAAGGTGGCCTCAGGCCTGGCGGGCCTGGCCCTGGCCTGTGTCGTGGCGGTGATCGGGTGCCGTACGCTGGGCAAGATCGCACTGTTCCGCGTGAAGAACATTGACGTTTCCACGGCCAAGCATCTGACCAGAGAGGAGATCCTGTCCATTGCCGGAGTGGAGCCGGGGCGCGACCTGCTGCACATGAACCTGAAGCGGATGGGTGAACAGCTGACCCAGAACCCTTGGGTGGAAACGGTCCGCATCCACCGCTATTTCCCGGACGGGCTGTCGATCTCGATCACCGAGCGCGAGCCGGTGGCAGTGGTCAACATGGGCTTCATTTACTATCTCGATAAAAAGGGCATCGTCTTCAAGGTACTCAATCAGGGGGACCAGTTGAATTATCCGGTCGTAACCGGGTTCACCGAAGAGGATATGACCAGCGATCCGAACGGCGCCAGGAAGGCTCTGCAGGCCACCTGCGAACTGCTGGACGTTTTGCGCCAAAAAGGGGCGTTTCTCCTTGCAGATGTGTCAGAGATTCATTACGATAAGGGCTTTGGTTTTACCCTGTTTACCGCTTCCGGCGCACTTCCGGTCAAAGTCGGCTCAGGCGATTTCGGCGCCAAGGTCGATCGATTCTCCCGCATCTATCGGGATCTGATGGCTCAGCGCCCGACACTCCACTACATCGACCTTGATTACAACGACAAGATCATCGTCAAAAAAGCACAAAACACCATTCCTGACAACGGGGGGGGGCATGTCAGCAATAAAAAAGGATAA
- the ftsA gene encoding cell division protein FtsA, with protein sequence MSAIKKDNLIVGLDIGTTKICAIVGNVTEDGIDIVGIGTSPSSGLRKGVVINIESTVGAIRKAIDEAELMAGCEIKSVYAGIAGGHIKGTNSQGVIAIKNREVSQEDVRRVIDAAKAIAIPMDREVIHILPQEFIIDEQDGIREPLGMSGVRLEAKVHIVTGAVASAQNIVKSCNRAGLDVADIVLEQLSSSEAVLSADEKELGVCLVDIGGGTTDIAIFSEGAIKYTSVLSLGGNHLTNDIAVGLRTPMAEAEKIKQKYGCCLSSLVGKEDKVEVPSVGGRKPRELSRNVLCEILGPRVEEIFTLVNREIVKSGLEDSIASGVVITGGSSILEGMPELAEQIFNLPVRRGVPQRIGGLIDVVNSPVYATGVGLVVYGSRNSGAREFPTTKSESNLFGSVFGRMKGWFSEFF encoded by the coding sequence ATGTCAGCAATAAAAAAGGATAATCTGATAGTCGGCCTGGATATTGGTACCACCAAGATCTGTGCCATCGTCGGCAATGTTACCGAGGACGGTATCGATATCGTCGGCATCGGCACCAGCCCCTCCAGCGGCTTGCGCAAGGGGGTGGTCATCAATATCGAAAGCACGGTGGGTGCCATCCGCAAGGCGATCGACGAGGCCGAGCTGATGGCCGGCTGCGAGATCAAGTCGGTCTACGCCGGTATTGCCGGAGGCCACATCAAGGGGACCAATTCGCAGGGCGTGATTGCCATCAAGAATCGCGAGGTCTCCCAGGAGGATGTGCGCCGCGTGATCGATGCCGCCAAAGCCATCGCCATTCCGATGGATCGGGAGGTTATCCACATCCTGCCCCAGGAGTTCATCATCGACGAGCAGGACGGCATCCGCGAACCGCTCGGTATGAGCGGCGTGCGGCTGGAGGCCAAGGTCCATATCGTCACCGGTGCGGTGGCCAGTGCCCAGAACATCGTCAAGTCCTGCAACCGGGCCGGACTGGATGTGGCCGATATCGTTCTGGAGCAGCTGTCCTCCTCCGAGGCGGTGCTTTCGGCCGACGAGAAGGAGCTGGGGGTCTGCCTGGTGGACATCGGCGGCGGCACCACCGATATCGCCATTTTCTCCGAGGGGGCCATCAAGTACACCTCGGTGCTCTCCCTGGGGGGAAATCACCTGACCAACGATATCGCGGTCGGTCTGCGCACCCCCATGGCAGAGGCGGAGAAGATCAAGCAGAAGTACGGCTGCTGTCTCTCCTCGCTGGTGGGCAAGGAGGACAAGGTGGAAGTGCCAAGCGTAGGTGGGCGCAAACCGCGTGAGCTTTCCCGCAACGTGCTGTGCGAAATCCTCGGTCCGCGGGTGGAGGAGATCTTCACCCTGGTGAACCGCGAAATCGTAAAGTCCGGCCTGGAAGACTCCATTGCCTCGGGGGTGGTCATTACCGGCGGCTCCAGTATCCTGGAGGGAATGCCCGAACTGGCGGAACAGATCTTCAACCTGCCAGTCCGGCGGGGGGTGCCGCAGCGTATCGGCGGCCTGATCGATGTAGTCAACTCCCCGGTCTACGCCACCGGCGTCGGCCTGGTTGTCTACGGCAGCCGCAACTCCGGTGCCCGTGAATTTCCTACCACAAAGTCCGAAAGCAACCTGTTCGGTTCGGTCTTTGGACGGATGAAAGGGTGGTTCAGTGAGTTTTTCTGA
- the ftsZ gene encoding cell division protein FtsZ produces MFEFDETIEQGAIIKVIGVGGGGGNAVNTMIAGSIHKVDFIVANTDAQSLRISKAPVKIQLGRELTKGLGAGSKPEVGKDAALEDREYLLESLKGSDLVFIAAGMGGGTGTGAAPVIAEVARESGALTVGVVTKPFTYEGKARTEQAERGIADLKKHVDSLIIIPNDRLISMASKNMSLFDAFKPSDDVLRQAVQGISELITSTGMMNLDFADVKTVMSVRGMAMMGIGTGTGDNRAADAVNSAISSPLLEDNDISGAKGVLVNITGSESMTMDDYNTVNRIVHEKVHAEANIKIGVVRDDNLGETIKVTVIATGFGDRFDTEKGREYRASTLPIAEKPSPAKNLLDIPTFKRDRQQTENAVRVRPVSFASYSEEDEDQYDIPTFLRKSVD; encoded by the coding sequence ATGTTCGAATTCGATGAGACGATAGAGCAGGGCGCCATCATAAAGGTGATCGGGGTGGGAGGCGGCGGCGGTAACGCAGTCAACACCATGATCGCCGGCAGCATACACAAAGTCGATTTCATCGTTGCCAATACTGATGCCCAGTCGCTGCGCATCTCCAAAGCGCCGGTCAAGATCCAGCTCGGCCGCGAGCTCACCAAGGGGCTCGGTGCCGGTTCCAAACCCGAGGTGGGCAAGGACGCAGCGCTGGAAGATCGTGAGTATCTGCTCGAATCGTTGAAAGGATCGGACCTGGTTTTCATCGCCGCCGGCATGGGTGGCGGTACCGGTACCGGCGCTGCGCCGGTCATCGCCGAAGTGGCCCGCGAGTCCGGCGCCCTGACCGTGGGAGTCGTCACCAAGCCATTCACCTATGAGGGCAAGGCCCGGACCGAACAGGCCGAGCGCGGCATTGCCGACCTCAAGAAGCATGTCGATTCGTTGATCATCATCCCCAATGATCGTCTCATCAGCATGGCCAGCAAAAACATGTCCCTGTTCGACGCCTTCAAACCCTCCGATGATGTCCTGCGCCAGGCTGTCCAGGGTATTTCCGAGCTGATCACCTCCACCGGCATGATGAACCTGGACTTCGCCGACGTGAAGACCGTCATGAGCGTGCGCGGCATGGCCATGATGGGCATCGGCACCGGCACCGGTGACAACCGTGCTGCCGATGCCGTCAACAGCGCCATTTCCAGCCCGCTGCTGGAGGACAACGATATCTCCGGCGCCAAAGGTGTGCTGGTCAATATCACCGGTTCGGAATCCATGACCATGGACGACTACAATACCGTCAACCGGATCGTGCACGAGAAGGTACATGCCGAGGCCAACATCAAGATCGGCGTCGTCAGGGACGACAACCTGGGCGAGACCATCAAGGTCACCGTGATCGCCACCGGTTTCGGGGATCGTTTCGATACGGAAAAGGGGCGCGAGTACCGTGCAAGTACGCTGCCGATCGCTGAAAAACCCTCTCCGGCCAAGAACCTGTTGGACATCCCCACTTTCAAGCGCGACCGTCAGCAGACCGAGAACGCCGTCCGCGTGCGCCCTGTCAGCTTTGCCTCCTACTCCGAGGAGGACGAGGATCAGTACGACATCCCCACGTTTCTGAGGAAGTCGGTCGACTGA
- a CDS encoding sensor histidine kinase, with amino-acid sequence MASDRINIEEVVLARLGQVLAAPDRPTLDLKAEYASLADDYRSLMRKFNKTLAISDRYQAQLQELNNRIQGLVREEERSRLYRDLHDGAGQSLYAISLHLQLLANGGAGDPKHLAAQLAREVADVAAELRDIAQQLRPSYLNELTLDQAVAERCELLARRGVPIEVACAGDFASLSHEVSDNLYRIAQEGVANAARHAHAGLISVELTHQDGVLRLCVADNGRGLRGPLQEQTGMGLRIMRERADQIGATLTVSSSPSGTSVSVTLETA; translated from the coding sequence ATGGCATCGGACAGAATCAACATCGAGGAGGTCGTCCTGGCACGCCTCGGCCAAGTGCTTGCCGCCCCTGACCGGCCAACCCTTGACCTGAAAGCCGAGTACGCCTCCCTGGCCGACGATTACCGCTCACTCATGCGCAAATTCAACAAAACACTGGCGATCAGCGATCGCTATCAGGCCCAGTTGCAGGAGTTGAATAACCGCATCCAGGGCTTGGTCCGGGAAGAGGAGCGCTCCCGACTGTATCGTGACCTGCACGACGGGGCGGGACAGTCCCTGTACGCCATCTCGCTGCATCTGCAGTTGCTGGCCAACGGGGGGGCCGGCGATCCGAAACACTTGGCCGCACAGCTGGCCCGGGAGGTTGCCGATGTGGCGGCTGAACTGCGGGACATTGCCCAACAGCTTCGCCCCTCCTATTTGAACGAGCTCACGCTGGACCAGGCTGTTGCCGAACGCTGCGAACTGCTTGCCAGGCGGGGCGTGCCGATCGAGGTGGCCTGCGCCGGCGACTTCGCATCACTTTCCCATGAGGTCAGCGACAACCTTTACCGCATCGCCCAGGAAGGGGTGGCCAACGCTGCCCGCCATGCCCACGCCGGGCTTATCTCCGTCGAATTGACCCATCAGGACGGTGTTCTGCGCCTTTGCGTTGCCGATAACGGCCGCGGCCTGCGGGGGCCGCTGCAGGAGCAGACCGGCATGGGACTGCGCATCATGCGGGAACGCGCCGATCAAATCGGAGCGACGCTTACCGTCTCCTCTTCCCCATCAGGGACAAGCGTTTCCGTCACGCTGGAAACGGCCTGA
- a CDS encoding diguanylate cyclase: protein MPHRKSRHTDSSIPFRTEPAQRPPSVKRMWQGNYEALKGMQALLQQCIADCNPLAPDLERIVASYDKLLRRFDKVLSIGDSYQSQMMELKSRLEMMARTDLLTGLGSRWDVMERLQAEQSRSERHGKEFSILIADLDNFKKINDTHGHLAGDRLLKSVAATLRTCLRCEDICGRWGGEEFLIVLPETGLQEAHQVARKLLEGVRRHQVPWEGSHIGVTMSIGVGVFKPGMSIDGCIKLVDEALCTAKNRGRDRIVAAAD from the coding sequence ATGCCTCACCGGAAGAGCAGACATACGGACAGCAGTATCCCGTTCAGGACTGAGCCTGCACAACGCCCCCCGTCCGTCAAACGTATGTGGCAGGGCAACTACGAAGCCCTCAAAGGGATGCAGGCCCTGCTCCAGCAGTGCATTGCCGATTGCAATCCGCTCGCACCCGATCTGGAGCGGATTGTGGCAAGCTATGACAAGCTTTTGCGGCGCTTCGACAAGGTTCTCTCCATCGGCGACAGCTATCAGTCCCAGATGATGGAGCTCAAGTCCCGTCTGGAGATGATGGCACGCACTGATCTGCTTACCGGGCTGGGCAGTCGCTGGGATGTCATGGAGCGGCTCCAGGCTGAGCAGAGCCGTTCGGAACGTCACGGCAAGGAATTTTCGATACTGATTGCGGATCTGGATAACTTCAAGAAGATCAACGATACCCACGGCCACCTGGCAGGGGACCGGCTTCTCAAGTCGGTGGCCGCCACCCTGCGTACCTGCCTGCGCTGCGAAGACATCTGCGGGCGCTGGGGAGGCGAGGAATTCCTGATCGTTCTTCCCGAGACCGGCCTGCAGGAGGCGCATCAGGTGGCTCGCAAACTGCTGGAGGGGGTACGCAGGCATCAGGTGCCATGGGAGGGCTCCCATATCGGCGTCACCATGAGCATCGGGGTGGGAGTCTTCAAACCGGGAATGAGTATTGACGGGTGCATCAAACTGGTGGATGAGGCGCTCTGCACAGCCAAAAACCGGGGACGCGACCGCATCGTCGCGGCTGCGGACTAG
- a CDS encoding DUF1987 domain-containing protein has translation MTTLDIPQSLSTPGVSFDPATRRLCITGESYPENSFEFYAPVTGWLQEYLTGQNELLLDINVSYMNSSSTKCMLDLLDLLEEAHSKGSGISIDWRYDPENPRSRDLAEEFQEEVTLPFSIIACEE, from the coding sequence ATGACAACGCTCGACATACCCCAATCACTGTCAACGCCGGGGGTTTCTTTTGATCCCGCCACCCGGCGGTTATGCATCACCGGAGAATCCTATCCGGAAAACTCGTTCGAGTTCTATGCCCCGGTCACCGGCTGGTTGCAGGAATATCTTACCGGACAGAACGAGCTTCTCCTGGACATCAACGTCAGCTACATGAACAGCAGCAGCACCAAGTGCATGCTCGACCTGCTCGACCTGCTGGAAGAGGCACACTCCAAGGGCAGCGGAATCTCCATAGATTGGCGCTACGACCCTGAAAATCCTCGCTCGCGCGATCTGGCGGAAGAGTTCCAGGAAGAGGTCACCCTGCCCTTCTCCATCATTGCCTGCGAGGAATAA
- a CDS encoding SiaB family protein kinase: MDLFKLRDEFSQDGIILCFNGPFSHSIIEEIGTAIRNHLSAENSPPMAVQDVFAIYIEMSQNARNYLFRRNMTCESGSATILIARQDDAYVVTSGNVILNEDVDDLRLRIDHINALDRDGLKKLIRQQLRAEVAPGALGAGIGLMEMAKRSSGRLEYSLRDIDGQHTFFTLKALV; the protein is encoded by the coding sequence ATGGACCTTTTCAAACTCAGGGACGAATTCTCGCAGGATGGCATCATTCTGTGTTTCAACGGCCCCTTTTCCCACAGCATCATCGAAGAAATCGGCACCGCCATCAGAAACCATCTGTCGGCCGAAAACAGCCCCCCCATGGCGGTGCAGGATGTATTCGCCATCTACATCGAGATGTCACAGAACGCCCGTAACTACCTTTTCAGAAGGAACATGACCTGCGAGTCCGGCTCGGCCACCATCCTGATTGCCCGCCAGGACGATGCCTATGTCGTCACCTCCGGCAACGTGATCCTCAACGAGGATGTCGACGACCTGCGCCTGCGGATCGACCACATCAACGCCCTGGACCGGGACGGGCTGAAAAAGCTCATCCGGCAGCAACTGCGGGCCGAAGTCGCGCCCGGAGCCCTGGGGGCCGGAATCGGCCTGATGGAAATGGCCAAGAGATCCAGCGGCAGGCTGGAGTACTCTCTGCGCGACATCGACGGGCAACACACTTTTTTTACCCTGAAAGCACTGGTTTAG